One segment of Terriglobia bacterium DNA contains the following:
- a CDS encoding Gfo/Idh/MocA family oxidoreductase, whose protein sequence is MSGTEKEIKRNSFKTAVDSTAGLAVPAGITFITRPDRVFGANDRVRVGVCGIRGQGFEHVKEYSRLANAQVAAVCDVDENIIAGRLSDMDKMALRRPATYIDARKLMEDKSIDAISIAAPNHWHSLLAIWGCQAGKDVYVEKPCSHNWWDGHQLVKAAQKYNRIVQHGTNSRSEEAIIEEVQKLRDGLIGEVYLARGLCYNWRDTIGHTAVEPVPAGVHYDLWTGPAPLHDFTRNHFHYNWHWFWDYGNGDIGNQGIHQMDVARWGLGVGFPNKVSAIGGHFMFRDDQQTPNTLSSVFEFDMPDGKRKMLEFEVRHWITNHEADIGTPGFGVEIPGFIGPPRKEPRRPRGPFGTVGNIFYGSKGYTASDNESFASYRSWLGPAHEPGPGASQGGNNWGNFIDCVRSRKKEDLNAPIEEGHISCTLVHLANASYRLGRTLNFDPVKQEVIGDEEADHMLRGHYREPFVVREEV, encoded by the coding sequence ATGAGCGGCACTGAAAAAGAGATAAAAAGGAACTCATTCAAAACGGCGGTCGATTCAACCGCAGGGCTGGCGGTTCCTGCGGGAATCACTTTTATTACACGTCCGGACAGGGTTTTCGGAGCTAATGACCGTGTGCGCGTTGGCGTGTGCGGCATACGGGGGCAAGGGTTCGAGCACGTCAAGGAATATTCACGCCTGGCGAACGCTCAAGTCGCCGCCGTCTGTGACGTGGACGAAAACATTATTGCCGGGCGCCTGTCGGACATGGACAAGATGGCGCTGCGGCGACCCGCCACCTATATCGACGCGCGGAAGCTGATGGAAGACAAATCCATCGACGCCATTTCGATCGCCGCGCCGAACCACTGGCATTCTCTGCTCGCCATCTGGGGCTGCCAGGCGGGAAAGGATGTTTACGTTGAAAAGCCGTGCTCGCATAACTGGTGGGACGGCCACCAGCTTGTGAAGGCTGCGCAGAAGTACAATCGGATTGTCCAGCACGGCACCAATTCGCGTTCAGAAGAGGCGATTATTGAAGAAGTGCAGAAGCTGCGTGACGGCCTGATTGGCGAAGTCTATCTGGCCCGCGGCCTTTGCTACAACTGGCGCGACACTATCGGCCACACTGCCGTCGAGCCGGTCCCTGCGGGCGTCCACTATGATCTGTGGACGGGACCGGCGCCGCTCCATGACTTCACCCGCAACCATTTTCACTACAACTGGCACTGGTTCTGGGATTACGGGAACGGCGACATTGGCAACCAAGGCATCCACCAGATGGATGTTGCCCGCTGGGGGCTGGGAGTCGGCTTTCCAAATAAAGTATCGGCCATCGGCGGGCATTTCATGTTCCGTGACGATCAGCAAACGCCCAATACTCTGAGTTCCGTTTTTGAATTTGACATGCCGGACGGGAAGCGCAAGATGCTGGAATTCGAGGTGCGCCACTGGATTACCAACCACGAGGCGGACATTGGCACGCCCGGCTTTGGCGTCGAAATTCCAGGCTTCATCGGCCCGCCCAGGAAGGAACCTCGTCGGCCGCGTGGCCCCTTTGGCACCGTGGGTAACATCTTCTACGGCTCCAAGGGTTACACAGCGTCGGACAATGAAAGCTTTGCGTCTTACAGGTCGTGGCTGGGCCCGGCGCATGAACCGGGACCTGGCGCCAGTCAAGGCGGAAATAACTGGGGCAACTTTATAGATTGTGTTCGCAGCCGCAAGAAGGAAGACCTGAATGCGCCCATCGAAGAGGGGCACATCTCATGCACGCTGGTCCATCTGGCGAACGCTTCCTACCGTCTGGGCCGCACTCTGAATTTTGATCCCGTTAAGCAGGAAGTTATCGGGGATGAAGAAGCGGACCACATGCTGCGCGGGCACTATCGCGAACCTTTTGTGGTGCGAGAGGAAGTGTAG
- a CDS encoding thiamine pyrophosphate-binding protein produces MEDNFNSEKSQQGAETNSPEGSASVAEASTSTVEGSGGELVVAQARAAGVEYVFANPGSFESGLYDALTDVPSMRVILGLHEGIVLSMADGYHRVTGKPGFVNVHAVVGSAQMMGQLYNAHWDGSALVVTAGLLDSETGSDEVQLAAPPGFSQKEIVRPFTKMCWEVREPALLPLMVRRAFKEATTEPRGPVYLAMKDAALESRGTRAQVLPAERFLLKACTRPSKASVEQAARWLVESSQPLLVIGDDVWKAGAQMDLLKLSEELGLPVADQVTAQAEIVAKGLAMDSPFRAFHSFPVRHPHYLGNFRASSDWVKRGVDLMVSIGCRDFGDRAVLQTNDVPAGVRVVRIGMNTAAMGRNYPTDLALVGDIKESLRELLEDARSLLASENRNAIADGRSAEISAFTAEAAQQDRAARQENFGQRPIHPDELSQILADSLDADAIVVCENTTAPYGPFAFGFRENEQVFIGTAGASLGWGVGAATGAKLGTPSRQVVCFIGDGAVMYSASGFWTQARYNIPVLTVVANNHNYQTVRLVYDGYKGRMAAEGHYAATYLGEPDIDFVALAGSQGVSGVRVDHAHQLKPALERGKAVTRKGKPYLIEVVTARSGPGAESVWHGGVSSS; encoded by the coding sequence GTGGAAGACAATTTCAACTCTGAAAAATCGCAGCAAGGAGCCGAAACAAACTCACCGGAAGGCTCGGCTTCGGTCGCGGAGGCTTCCACTTCCACGGTAGAGGGGAGCGGAGGAGAACTTGTAGTGGCGCAGGCCCGAGCGGCCGGAGTGGAGTATGTCTTTGCTAACCCCGGGTCGTTTGAGTCCGGCTTGTATGACGCGCTGACGGATGTGCCCTCGATGCGCGTGATTCTGGGCCTGCACGAAGGGATTGTGCTGTCCATGGCAGATGGCTACCACCGGGTGACCGGCAAGCCGGGTTTCGTGAACGTACACGCAGTGGTGGGATCGGCCCAGATGATGGGACAGCTCTATAACGCGCACTGGGACGGCTCCGCTTTGGTGGTGACTGCTGGCCTGCTGGATAGCGAGACCGGGAGTGATGAAGTCCAACTGGCTGCGCCGCCCGGGTTCAGCCAAAAAGAGATCGTGCGGCCGTTCACCAAGATGTGCTGGGAAGTTCGCGAGCCAGCCCTGCTGCCACTGATGGTCCGACGGGCATTCAAAGAAGCGACCACCGAGCCCCGCGGGCCGGTCTACCTGGCGATGAAGGACGCGGCGCTGGAGAGCCGGGGAACCCGGGCGCAGGTGCTGCCCGCCGAACGATTTCTGTTGAAAGCGTGCACGCGTCCTTCGAAGGCGTCAGTGGAGCAGGCAGCCAGATGGCTTGTGGAATCCAGTCAGCCGCTGCTGGTGATCGGGGATGACGTGTGGAAAGCGGGAGCGCAGATGGATCTCCTGAAGCTTTCGGAGGAACTGGGGCTGCCGGTGGCGGACCAGGTGACGGCCCAGGCTGAAATAGTTGCGAAGGGGCTCGCCATGGACTCTCCATTTCGAGCGTTCCATAGCTTTCCGGTCCGCCACCCGCATTACCTGGGCAACTTCCGGGCGAGTTCCGACTGGGTGAAGCGAGGAGTGGACCTGATGGTCTCGATCGGCTGCCGGGACTTCGGCGATCGCGCGGTGCTGCAGACCAATGACGTGCCGGCCGGCGTGCGCGTGGTGCGAATCGGGATGAATACTGCCGCGATGGGCCGAAATTATCCAACCGACCTGGCACTGGTTGGCGATATCAAGGAATCGCTGAGGGAACTGCTTGAAGATGCAAGAAGTCTTCTCGCTTCGGAGAACCGCAACGCAATCGCCGACGGACGTTCGGCAGAAATCTCGGCATTCACGGCGGAGGCAGCCCAGCAGGATCGCGCGGCGCGGCAGGAGAACTTTGGCCAGAGGCCCATTCACCCGGATGAATTGTCGCAGATCCTGGCGGACTCCCTGGATGCAGACGCAATTGTGGTTTGCGAGAATACCACGGCTCCCTATGGGCCCTTTGCGTTTGGTTTCCGCGAAAACGAGCAGGTGTTTATCGGCACGGCAGGAGCCAGTCTTGGATGGGGCGTTGGGGCTGCGACGGGCGCGAAGCTGGGGACGCCGAGTCGGCAGGTTGTCTGCTTCATCGGCGACGGCGCGGTGATGTACAGCGCGTCAGGCTTCTGGACGCAGGCCCGCTACAACATTCCCGTGCTCACAGTTGTCGCAAACAACCACAACTACCAGACGGTGCGCCTGGTTTATGACGGATATAAGGGCAGGATGGCGGCGGAGGGGCATTACGCCGCGACGTATCTGGGCGAACCTGATATTGACTTTGTCGCCTTGGCAGGAAGCCAGGGCGTGAGCGGAGTGAGAGTTGATCATGCGCACCAGCTGAAACCGGCGCTCGAGCGCGGAAAGGCGGTGACCCGCAAAGGGAAACCTTATCTGATTGAAGTTGTCACTGCGCGCTCGGGGCCCGGGGCCGAATCGGTCTGGCACGGGGGCGTGAGTTCATCGTAG
- the nifS gene encoding cysteine desulfurase NifS: MRRVYLDNNATTAVAPEVLEAMKPYFLVDYGNASSIHLRGQRARSAVEASREQLARLLNARPSEIVFTSGGTESDNQSLFGIVRASRSEAKHVITTTIEHSAVLHTAKELEKRGVRVTYIPVGSGGVVDPADVEKAIRPETVLISAMHANNEIGTIQPLEEIGRIAREHDIHFHTDAVQSVGKIPVDVERLGVDLLSLSAHKLNGPKGVGALYVRKGTILRPLMYGGHHERDRRPGTENVPGIVGLGKAAELAGRHLADGMRSVGRLRDRLEERILSCVPLATVSGDTTRRLPTTSNISFDYIEGEGFVIAMDLKGVECSTGAACSSGSVEPSHVLTAIGRKPEQARSSIRFSLGRFNTSEDVDYALEVLPGVVEQLRSLSPHYKKDAISAQA, from the coding sequence ATGCGAAGAGTTTACCTCGACAACAATGCGACCACCGCCGTCGCGCCTGAAGTACTTGAGGCGATGAAGCCATACTTTCTGGTTGATTACGGCAACGCCTCGTCCATCCATCTTCGGGGGCAGCGCGCCCGGTCCGCCGTCGAAGCAAGCCGCGAGCAGCTTGCCCGCCTCCTGAATGCCCGGCCGAGCGAAATTGTGTTCACCAGCGGCGGGACGGAATCCGACAATCAGTCTCTGTTCGGCATTGTGCGGGCCTCGAGGTCTGAGGCGAAGCACGTCATCACCACCACCATCGAGCACTCGGCCGTTCTGCACACGGCGAAGGAGCTCGAGAAGCGCGGCGTGCGCGTTACGTATATTCCCGTTGGGTCGGGCGGAGTGGTCGATCCGGCTGACGTGGAAAAGGCCATCCGGCCCGAGACCGTATTGATTTCCGCGATGCACGCCAACAACGAAATCGGAACCATCCAGCCGCTCGAAGAGATAGGGCGCATCGCCCGCGAGCACGATATTCATTTCCATACGGACGCCGTACAGTCGGTCGGCAAAATTCCCGTGGACGTTGAACGCCTGGGCGTCGATCTGCTCTCGCTTTCCGCGCACAAGCTGAACGGGCCCAAGGGCGTTGGCGCTCTCTACGTTCGCAAGGGAACCATCCTGCGGCCGTTGATGTACGGCGGCCATCATGAGCGTGACCGGCGCCCCGGCACGGAAAACGTTCCCGGGATTGTTGGCCTGGGCAAAGCCGCCGAACTCGCGGGCAGACATCTCGCCGACGGTATGAGAAGCGTCGGCCGGCTGCGCGACCGGCTGGAAGAAAGAATTCTTTCCTGCGTTCCACTGGCGACTGTTTCCGGCGATACCACGCGACGGCTGCCGACCACCAGCAACATCAGCTTCGATTACATCGAAGGCGAGGGCTTTGTGATCGCCATGGACTTGAAAGGCGTGGAATGTTCCACCGGAGCGGCGTGTTCGTCGGGTTCTGTCGAGCCTTCGCACGTGCTCACCGCTATCGGCCGAAAGCCGGAGCAGGCGCGCTCGAGCATTCGCTTTAGCCTGGGCCGCTTCAACACCTCCGAGGATGTCGATTACGCTCTGGAAGTGCTGCCGGGAGTGGTGGAACAACTTCGCTCGCTTTCTCCACACTACAAAAAAGATGCCATCAGCGCTCAAGCCTGA
- the mnmA gene encoding tRNA 2-thiouridine(34) synthase MnmA → MTIAVAMSGGVDSSVAAALLAENNSTADSNGPSAVVGMTMQLWNQRRLPALLGSEEGEPGRASGRCCSLDDVYDARRVASFLGLPYYVVNLEDRFEEGVVRPFVESYLAGETPIPCSLCNTEIKFAEFIETARKVGAEKIATGHYARVEQNRDSGRYRLLAGRDPAKDQSYFLFGLTQQQLARTLFPLGEFTKQEVRAMARDRNLPVAEKPDSQEICFVPTGNYRRFIDAYLSEQGMKIEETAGDLVTTDGRVLGRHEGLGNYTVGQRKGLGIAMGTPLYVIGLDRTRNRVVVGSNDELLQRRLLVREINWIRPASGGDSFEALVKIRNKHAPAAARVEARSGGEAMVEFASPQRAITPGQAAVFYDGDELIGGGWISRVVD, encoded by the coding sequence ATGACAATTGCAGTAGCCATGAGCGGCGGCGTGGACAGTTCCGTGGCCGCGGCGCTGCTGGCTGAAAACAACTCGACCGCCGATTCCAATGGCCCGTCCGCCGTCGTCGGCATGACCATGCAGCTCTGGAACCAGCGGCGCCTGCCTGCGCTGCTGGGTTCTGAGGAAGGCGAACCCGGACGCGCCAGCGGACGCTGTTGCTCACTCGACGATGTGTATGACGCGCGCCGCGTGGCCAGCTTTCTGGGACTGCCGTACTACGTGGTCAACCTAGAAGACCGCTTCGAGGAGGGCGTGGTGCGGCCCTTTGTGGAAAGTTACCTGGCGGGCGAAACTCCCATCCCCTGCAGCCTTTGCAACACGGAAATCAAGTTTGCCGAGTTCATCGAGACCGCGCGCAAGGTTGGGGCCGAAAAAATAGCCACGGGGCATTACGCGCGCGTCGAGCAGAACCGGGATTCCGGCCGGTATCGCCTGTTGGCCGGCCGCGATCCTGCCAAGGACCAGTCGTATTTCCTCTTTGGCCTCACCCAGCAGCAGCTTGCGCGCACGCTGTTTCCGCTGGGTGAATTCACCAAGCAGGAAGTCCGCGCCATGGCGCGCGACAGGAACCTGCCCGTGGCCGAAAAGCCCGATAGCCAGGAGATCTGCTTTGTTCCCACAGGCAACTACCGCCGGTTTATCGATGCCTACTTGAGCGAGCAGGGAATGAAGATCGAGGAGACAGCAGGCGACCTAGTCACCACTGACGGCCGCGTCCTTGGTCGCCACGAGGGACTTGGAAACTACACCGTGGGCCAGAGGAAAGGATTGGGAATCGCCATGGGAACTCCGCTCTACGTCATTGGCCTCGACCGCACCCGCAACCGCGTGGTGGTGGGTTCAAACGATGAACTGCTGCAGAGGCGCCTGCTGGTTCGCGAGATCAACTGGATACGCCCGGCAAGCGGGGGCGATTCCTTCGAGGCGCTCGTCAAGATCCGCAACAAGCACGCCCCTGCCGCGGCCCGCGTTGAGGCCCGCTCGGGCGGTGAAGCGATGGTCGAATTCGCTTCGCCTCAGCGTGCCATCACGCCAGGCCAGGCCGCTGTTTTTTACGATGGTGATGAGCTTATTGGGGGCGGATGGATTTCGCGCGTGGTCGATTGA
- a CDS encoding transglutaminase domain-containing protein, producing the protein MRSSYVATWGLFLCVFFSRLPGAYGQNASGSRTFDFTYDVALKEIPPKTRQVRIWIPLASTNTHQTARILKISSSVPGRITREAIYGNRMLYATMLPPYPAKSEFKIVYRITRKSWSEGDYASLQRYNQDPPLNPDLMARYLGPNRLVPTGGTIAQIAHATTQGKQGEIDKAYALYNYVFDNMRYDKSGIGWGRGDALWACDAKHGNCTDFHSLFIALARAEKVPAGFDIGFPLPANTSEGSVPGYHCWARFYVGGLGWVPVDISEAWLNPSRRDFYFGSLDANRVEFSTGRDILLRPRQKGPPVNYFVYPYVEVDGKPFRGPIEKRFSFRDVQSR; encoded by the coding sequence ATGCGTTCGAGCTATGTGGCAACTTGGGGCTTGTTTTTATGTGTGTTCTTCTCGCGTTTGCCGGGCGCTTACGGGCAGAACGCAAGCGGCTCGCGCACCTTCGATTTTACCTATGATGTCGCTCTGAAAGAAATTCCGCCAAAGACGCGGCAAGTGCGCATCTGGATTCCGCTGGCCTCGACGAACACGCACCAGACTGCGCGAATCCTTAAAATTTCCTCTTCTGTTCCCGGCCGTATTACTCGCGAGGCGATTTATGGAAACCGTATGCTCTATGCAACGATGCTGCCGCCATACCCCGCAAAGAGCGAGTTCAAGATTGTTTATCGAATTACGCGGAAGTCCTGGTCCGAGGGAGATTACGCCAGCCTGCAGCGGTACAATCAGGACCCACCGCTCAACCCCGACCTGATGGCGCGCTATCTTGGGCCTAACCGTCTGGTTCCGACGGGCGGAACCATCGCACAAATCGCGCACGCAACGACACAAGGCAAACAGGGGGAAATCGATAAAGCCTATGCGCTGTACAACTACGTCTTTGATAACATGCGCTATGACAAGTCGGGCATAGGGTGGGGACGCGGTGACGCCCTGTGGGCTTGCGATGCGAAGCACGGAAACTGTACCGATTTCCATTCGCTCTTTATTGCACTCGCGCGCGCGGAAAAGGTCCCCGCTGGCTTTGATATTGGGTTTCCTCTGCCCGCGAATACCAGTGAGGGAAGTGTTCCCGGCTATCACTGCTGGGCCAGGTTCTATGTTGGCGGCTTGGGGTGGGTGCCGGTGGATATCTCGGAGGCCTGGCTCAACCCCTCCAGGCGCGATTTTTACTTTGGAAGCCTGGATGCTAATCGAGTTGAATTCTCAACAGGCCGGGATATACTCCTGAGGCCGCGGCAGAAGGGCCCTCCGGTAAACTATTTTGTCTACCCCTACGTGGAGGTTGACGGGAAGCCCTTCAGGGGCCCGATCGAGAAGCGATTCAGTTTTCGCGATGTTCAGTCCCGCTGA
- the senA gene encoding selenoneine synthase SenA yields the protein MQDQLISGSAIDLSSALQEARERTLELISDLTDEQMIGPRLDIVNPLRWEIGHVAWFQERWILRHFRKRAPVNPQGDQLYDSARVAHDTRWDLPLPTKAHVIAYVQEILRRIQEAPLASDAAKEVDGYDEAYYFRLALFHEYMHDEAFTYTRQTLGYPSPKIGISESCDIRQAFQARSTDEQERNGRALQPVSDAEIPGGTFMVGSAPDSNFVFDNEQWAHPVVVRPFRMARFAVTQSQFCDFVEEGGYERRELWTPEGWKWRESSAACHPVYWRREIPVRWMRRHFDEWVPLEDRLPVIHVNWYEADAYCRWAGRRLPTEAEWEMAASAEPASGGGIRQFKRTFPWGGEPPNPGRANLEWRAMGCIEVDALPGGDSAFGCRQMIGNVWEWTATDFGPYPGFSPGPYKEYSEPWFGDHKVLRGGCWTTRPGLIRNSYRNFYQPHRRDVWAGFRTCAV from the coding sequence ATGCAAGATCAACTAATCTCTGGTTCCGCGATCGATCTTTCCTCAGCGTTGCAAGAGGCCCGCGAGCGGACGCTCGAGCTGATCTCCGATTTGACGGACGAGCAGATGATTGGGCCGCGGCTGGACATAGTCAACCCGCTTCGCTGGGAGATTGGTCATGTCGCATGGTTTCAGGAACGCTGGATTTTGCGGCATTTCCGGAAGCGGGCTCCCGTCAACCCGCAGGGCGACCAACTGTACGACTCCGCCCGCGTCGCGCACGACACGCGATGGGACCTGCCGCTGCCGACGAAGGCCCATGTAATCGCCTACGTCCAGGAAATTCTGCGGCGTATCCAGGAAGCGCCCCTTGCGAGCGATGCCGCCAAGGAAGTAGATGGGTATGACGAAGCCTACTATTTCCGCCTGGCGCTTTTTCATGAGTATATGCACGACGAAGCGTTCACATATACCCGGCAGACGCTGGGCTACCCCAGCCCAAAGATTGGAATCAGCGAGAGCTGTGACATCCGTCAAGCCTTCCAGGCGCGCTCGACCGACGAGCAGGAGCGCAACGGGCGCGCTCTCCAACCGGTCTCTGACGCTGAAATTCCGGGCGGTACTTTTATGGTGGGCAGCGCTCCCGACTCGAACTTTGTGTTTGACAACGAGCAATGGGCGCACCCTGTTGTCGTAAGGCCCTTTCGCATGGCGCGATTTGCAGTCACCCAGTCCCAGTTTTGTGATTTTGTCGAGGAGGGTGGCTACGAGCGCCGCGAGCTGTGGACGCCGGAAGGCTGGAAATGGCGCGAGAGTTCCGCAGCCTGCCATCCCGTCTACTGGCGAAGGGAAATTCCGGTACGATGGATGCGGCGCCACTTTGATGAATGGGTCCCGCTCGAAGACCGCTTGCCTGTCATTCATGTTAATTGGTACGAAGCAGACGCCTACTGCCGCTGGGCCGGACGCCGTCTGCCCACAGAGGCAGAGTGGGAAATGGCGGCGAGCGCCGAGCCCGCCTCCGGTGGAGGCATCCGGCAATTTAAGCGAACTTTCCCCTGGGGTGGCGAGCCGCCGAACCCCGGCCGCGCCAATCTCGAATGGCGCGCCATGGGTTGCATCGAAGTGGATGCGCTGCCGGGGGGCGACAGCGCCTTTGGCTGCCGGCAGATGATCGGGAACGTGTGGGAGTGGACGGCTACAGATTTCGGACCCTATCCCGGCTTTTCACCCGGCCCCTACAAGGAATATTCCGAGCCGTGGTTTGGCGATCATAAAGTGCTGCGCGGCGGTTGCTGGACCACGCGTCCGGGATTGATCCGGAACAGCTATCGCAACTTTTACCAGCCGCATCGCCGAGATGTCTGGGCCGGTTTTCGCACCTGCGCCGTGTAG
- the senB gene encoding selenoneine biosynthesis selenosugar synthase SenB — translation MRIQMITPAPPGTQHGNRVTALRWAGILRELGHRVRIAQTYEGEPVDLLVALHAKRSYPAIRGFNRLYPDRPLIVALTGTDVYRDLRKSRRAQISLEIATRLVVLQPKALDEIHSRLGQKARVIFQSARPASRKFSQHLRETNDRSFRVCVIGHLRPVKDPFRAALAARLLPPHSRIRILHFGAALSPGMASFARAEMDRNTRYRWQGERPRMSIQPILARSALCVLSSKLEGGANVLSDAIVNRVPVLASRIPGSVGILGEDYPGYFRVGDTEHLAKLLERAENDSAFLRLLRSRCARCLPLFQPAREKAAWRKLLNGLRFPERPRRSTGRCR, via the coding sequence ATGCGGATACAAATGATTACCCCCGCGCCCCCTGGGACGCAGCACGGCAACCGTGTCACTGCCCTTCGCTGGGCGGGTATCTTGCGCGAACTCGGTCACCGCGTCAGAATCGCGCAGACTTACGAGGGCGAGCCTGTTGATCTGCTGGTGGCCTTGCACGCCAAGCGGAGTTATCCCGCCATCCGAGGCTTTAACCGCCTTTATCCCGACCGGCCGCTCATCGTCGCTTTAACAGGTACTGATGTTTACCGTGACTTGCGGAAGAGCCGCCGTGCCCAAATTTCCCTGGAGATTGCCACGCGCCTGGTTGTGCTTCAGCCCAAGGCGCTTGACGAGATTCACTCCCGCCTGGGCCAGAAAGCCCGCGTGATTTTCCAATCGGCCCGCCCCGCGTCCCGCAAATTCTCTCAGCACCTCCGCGAAACAAATGACCGCAGCTTCCGCGTGTGTGTCATCGGCCACTTGCGGCCGGTCAAGGACCCTTTTCGCGCAGCGCTGGCCGCCCGGCTGCTACCGCCGCACTCCCGCATTCGCATCCTGCATTTTGGCGCGGCCCTGAGTCCGGGGATGGCGAGCTTCGCGCGCGCCGAAATGGACCGGAACACTCGTTATCGCTGGCAGGGCGAGCGGCCCAGGATGAGCATCCAGCCGATTCTTGCCAGAAGCGCGTTGTGCGTTCTCTCTTCAAAACTGGAAGGCGGAGCCAACGTGCTCTCAGACGCCATCGTCAACCGCGTGCCCGTCCTCGCTTCCAGGATTCCGGGTTCCGTTGGCATCCTGGGAGAGGACTACCCGGGATACTTCCGCGTGGGCGACACCGAACACTTGGCGAAGCTTCTCGAACGCGCGGAAAACGATTCTGCCTTCCTTCGGCTGCTGCGCTCGCGCTGCGCTCGATGCCTTCCGCTCTTTCAACCTGCCCGCGAGAAAGCCGCATGGAGAAAGCTCCTGAATGGATTGCGTTTTCCCGAACGCCCGCGCCGTTCCACGGGCCGATGCAGGTAG
- a CDS encoding macro domain-containing protein: MPARIYFMKGDITELEVDAIVNAANNELILGGGVAGAIRTKGGPRIQEECDRIGSIRLGEAAVTTAGNLKAHYVIHAASMEMGEETTAGNLRISTRNSLLRAEEKGLKTIAFPAVGTGIAGFPMQDCARIMIGEVFEHLKSHSSLEKIYFVLYDDAALKVFEETYRQLAPHPARKIT; encoded by the coding sequence ATGCCAGCCAGGATCTATTTCATGAAGGGTGATATCACGGAGCTTGAAGTTGACGCGATTGTCAACGCGGCCAACAACGAACTGATCCTCGGAGGCGGAGTTGCGGGCGCCATCCGGACAAAAGGCGGCCCGCGAATCCAGGAAGAATGCGACCGCATCGGCTCCATCCGCCTGGGCGAAGCTGCCGTGACTACGGCGGGCAACCTGAAGGCCCACTACGTGATCCATGCGGCCAGTATGGAGATGGGCGAAGAGACCACCGCTGGAAACCTGCGGATCTCAACGCGTAACAGTCTGCTTCGCGCCGAAGAAAAGGGACTGAAGACAATTGCCTTCCCGGCCGTCGGGACCGGGATTGCCGGCTTCCCGATGCAGGATTGCGCACGCATCATGATCGGTGAAGTGTTTGAGCACCTGAAGTCGCACAGCAGCCTGGAAAAAATCTACTTTGTGCTCTATGACGATGCGGCGTTGAAGGTTTTTGAAGAGACCTACAGGCAACTTGCCCCACATCCTGCCCGCAAAATTACCTGA
- a CDS encoding mismatch-specific DNA-glycosylase has product MYPDLPDYLRPGLRLVFVGFNPGERSARIGHYYAGRGNQFWNFLFESGLTPVHLKPEDDHRILEFGFGLTDIVKRWSNSISGLSKADLCHGLPALRSKLLQAAPAAIAFNGKTGFEWFQGSKAELGAQRSVFGSSRIYVLPSTSGRNGSLSRSQKLGYFSELKRWLD; this is encoded by the coding sequence GTGTATCCCGATTTGCCAGACTATCTTCGTCCCGGGTTAAGGCTCGTGTTCGTCGGGTTTAATCCCGGCGAGCGCTCGGCCAGGATCGGACACTATTACGCGGGCCGGGGCAACCAGTTCTGGAATTTTCTTTTTGAGTCAGGCCTCACGCCCGTGCATCTGAAGCCCGAGGATGACCACCGCATACTCGAATTTGGCTTCGGCTTGACGGATATCGTTAAACGATGGTCCAACTCCATCAGCGGCTTGAGCAAAGCAGACCTTTGCCACGGCCTGCCCGCACTCAGATCAAAACTGCTGCAGGCCGCTCCAGCAGCCATAGCGTTTAATGGCAAGACCGGGTTTGAGTGGTTCCAGGGAAGCAAGGCTGAACTGGGTGCGCAGCGCTCCGTTTTTGGAAGCTCGCGGATTTACGTCCTGCCCTCAACCAGCGGACGCAATGGAAGCCTTTCACGTTCCCAGAAGCTTGGCTATTTCAGCGAACTCAAACGGTGGCTCGATTAG